The genomic window CTGGCCCAGAAACTAAAAGAATAAAAAGGATATGTACAGAACGTGGGATTCGAACTCAGCACCTCGCTCTTCACTTAGAAGTGCACGAACCACTACGCCAGCCAACGAGTTGTGTTGTTAACCTTCGTTTGCTTTATTTTATCCTTTGTCCATATCGCAAAGCCCCGAGAAGCTTCCGAAaccatttattttttctttttctgtaacaGTTTTGTTCACCTTTTTTCCTTCCCTTTTTTGCTAAAATATGTGCACCTTTCTAAAAAGAAATCAAAAGAAACTCCTTttaagttcatcaaaattgaaaaaaagttcatcgaatctgaaaaaaagttcatcgactataagaaaagttcatcataattggaaaaagttcatcgaatttcgaAAAGTTCATTATAATTAGAAAAGTTCACGGAATTTggaaaaaaaagttcaccgattttttaaaaagttcatcgaatttgaaaaagagttcatgtcatttaaaaaaagttcattgaatttgaaaaaagttcataaaatttgaaaaaatttcatcgcatttgaaaaagttcattgaaatttaaaaaatatcaaatttcaaaaaagttcatcgaatttgaaaatatgttcattccaatttggaaaaagttcatcaaaattaaaaaaagttggtcaatttttttccaaaaaaaaccaTCGATTTGGAACGAGTTCACGcttttaaagaaaaataaaaaaagaaacaggaaacgaacagaagaaaaaggaaagaataAATCGTAAAAAACACAGAATGCATTTCCTATACATAGAAATAGAAGAACGGAAGTACAAGAGCACGAACGAGCAGGTGGCGTAGTGGTTTGTGTTGTATCCTCGAAATAATGAGGACGCGAGTTTGAGCCTGCACGCAACAATGCGCGCCATCAATGGTCTAGTTATACAATAAAGCGATCATGTTTTCCTTAAAAAAAGACCAGCTGCCGGTGCTTAGCAAGTTAGCATAAGCATCATTCGAAAGTTTTAAAAAAACAAGCATCTATTGGATTATACTACAGGCTGTTGGGTTGGGATCGATGCATGCGTGTACTAACTTGTGGGCAAACAAAACAAGCTTTTAACTGGTACTAGATACTAGCTAGTCCTCCAAGCCGATGAAAGTTTTCACCAGTTCCTTGGCCACGTCCGGGGTCAAGACAGACTCGAGGCAGTAATGTTCAAGCTCCTTGCAATGGTGACGGCGCGCCAACTTCGCAGTGGCCAACAGGTTCTCTTTTGACAACGAGTCGCACAACAAGTTCTCACACATGGCCTTCATTCGCCTTAGCCCAAACCGGCACGCCGCCGAGAGCATCTCCCCGGCGAGCAACCTAGTGTCATCTCCAGGAAGGAGCCCGTTAGTGTAGATAAAATGGAGCACGGCCTTGAACACAGCAACCTTCATATCATCGACCCGTACCATAGCGGTGGCATGGTCATCCTCCTTGTTGGCCATCACTGCCTCGTATAAGGCTGGCGAACGCGCGGCGATTACGAGCCTGTGGGCACGGATCTTGCTCTCCTCAACTAGGAAGCTGACGTCCGAGCCATTCTCGCTGGTCAGTAGCTGCTCAAGTTGCGTGGAGACTTTGGAGGGCGGCACGGTGACCATGACTCTGCTGCCAGTAGTGCTAGTCCTACTAGTGTAGGGTTCCTTAACGACGTTGACTTCACAGCGTATGGTTAAGGAGCCATCATTCGCCATGTACTTTGATTTTGCATCTTGTATGCGGATACACTTGCTACAACCGCTTGACATAGCGTTCCTTGCAAAGAGGGTAACAGGGCCGCTCTTCACGGTGAGCGGCCACATCCCGCTCGGGTCTTGGATCTTGAAGCACCTGGACGCCTTGACACCGGTTCCTCTAGGAAGATGAGATATGAGTGAGAGGAAGATGGAGATGTACTGCCCACCAACGTTATCGGATTTGCCCGATGGGTACACGTGTAACATCCAGTCATGGCCGCCGACCTTGAAACTGCCGGAATTGATCCCCTGGCCAACGCCATGGCTCCTCTGCACGGCGTTAAAGTCGGGGATCTTGAAATCGTGCCAGCCGGGCACCTCCTCTGACGAGTCGAACGTCGACGAGCTCCTCTCTGATGGAAGTGGTTGGCCCTTAATGTTGACGGAGTGGAAGGGGTTGCGGTCAAGACTGTGCATGGCAATGGCAACTCTGTCTACGATCTCGACTATCAAAGAGCTGCAGGTTTCATGGAGCTGCTCAAAGTCGTCAGTGGCCCTCACGGCAGCGTATACGTCTGGATTCGACGCAATGTATTCGATGCAGGAATTCTCGAGCTGCTGGCAGCTCTGCCGGCCACGCACCAGCAGCAGCGTCGCCATGACGGTCGATACATTGAGGTTCTCGGAGAGGATCTTCTCACACATGAGCCGCAGCCTGTCCAGGTCGTACCGGTCGGCTGCCACCAGCAGGTCGCGTGCCATGGCTTCACAGCGCCTCGCCTTGGAGGGGCGCCGTGCCACGTTTTTGCTTGGTTTGATGGGCAGCTCGTCGGTGTAGATGAAGCGGAGCATGGCCCTGAAGGTGGAGACGCCCATGTCATCGATCCTGATGGGGCACGACCCCGCTCTGGAAGTGGAACCGTGCCACCTGAACTCCGCGGCAAAGACGGACGACCGTATGGCGAGCACGGGCTTGTGCGCCTTGATCTCCGTCTGCTCCACCACGAACGTCACGTCCGGCGGCATGCCGCCGGATGCGTCCATTAGCATAAGTTTTCCGAGATCCTGGGAGATGGTCGGCGATGATGGCACCGCGACGACGAAGCGGTTCGTGTTCTCCGTGCTGGTAGCGGGTTTCTCCTCGACCACGTCGACGGTGCAGAAGATGGTGAGGCAGTCGTCCTCCACGTAGTGCGCCTCATGGCCACAGAACAAATCTGGGACCGTCAGCTCCCAGCTCTTGCCGGTCTTGGAGAAGACGTTGCGATCGTCGCTCCGCCACACGGCAGCCGGCCACCGGCCGCGCGGGTCGTCCATGCGGAGGCTGGCCATGGCGACGGCATCGCCCTTGCGGAGGCTGACAAGCTCGAGGGTGATGGACGCGAGGTGATCATCTCCGTTGTCACCGAAGCCGCAGACGAGGGCCCAGGTGTGGCCGCCGACAAGGAAATCGCCGGACCTAATAGGTTTGTTGGCCTTCGGCACTCCGTAGCCGACGATGTGAAACTTGTGTGTGCCTCTGAAAATCGACGCTCTATGCGTCGA from Triticum aestivum cultivar Chinese Spring chromosome 3B, IWGSC CS RefSeq v2.1, whole genome shotgun sequence includes these protein-coding regions:
- the LOC123064824 gene encoding BTB/POZ and MATH domain-containing protein 1-like, coding for MASTPEKTASTHRASIFRGTHKFHIVGYGVPKANKPIRSGDFLVGGHTWALVCGFGDNGDDHLASITLELVSLRKGDAVAMASLRMDDPRGRWPAAVWRSDDRNVFSKTGKSWELTVPDLFCGHEAHYVEDDCLTIFCTVDVVEEKPATSTENTNRFVVAVPSSPTISQDLGKLMLMDASGGMPPDVTFVVEQTEIKAHKPVLAIRSSVFAAEFRWHGSTSRAGSCPIRIDDMGVSTFRAMLRFIYTDELPIKPSKNVARRPSKARRCEAMARDLLVAADRYDLDRLRLMCEKILSENLNVSTVMATLLLVRGRQSCQQLENSCIEYIASNPDVYAAVRATDDFEQLHETCSSLIVEIVDRVAIAMHSLDRNPFHSVNIKGQPLPSERSSSTFDSSEEVPGWHDFKIPDFNAVQRSHGVGQGINSGSFKVGGHDWMLHVYPSGKSDNVGGQYISIFLSLISHLPRGTGVKASRCFKIQDPSGMWPLTVKSGPVTLFARNAMSSGCSKCIRIQDAKSKYMANDGSLTIRCEVNVVKEPYTSRTSTTGSRVMVTVPPSKVSTQLEQLLTSENGSDVSFLVEESKIRAHRLVIAARSPALYEAVMANKEDDHATAMVRVDDMKVAVFKAVLHFIYTNGLLPGDDTRLLAGEMLSAACRFGLRRMKAMCENLLCDSLSKENLLATAKLARRHHCKELEHYCLESVLTPDVAKELVKTFIGLED